The candidate division WOR-3 bacterium genomic sequence TTTCGTTTCAGTCTCACCATAGGAATGGTATTCGGAAAGATAACCATATTGATTACGATCAGCCGGAATTGCCACGCCGATACTGGCAGCAATCAACCGGTGTGGTTCGTTGGTACTGCATTCTGATATCACACAGTAAACGATTTCGCCCGGTGAGAGGTATTGTAAGCCTTTTGTTTTGGACACGAGTTTCGCTCCGGGAGGTAGGATGCTGGACACCCGGACAATATTAAAGGGGGCAATCCCGGCATCCCTCAATGCCGATTCAAAACTTGCCAGCTTTTCCTTATGCTTTCCGACCCCTTTGGTTAAAAAGAC encodes the following:
- a CDS encoding arginine decarboxylase, pyruvoyl-dependent; translation: MIIPKRVFLTKGVGKHKEKLASFESALRDAGIAPFNIVRVSSILPPGAKLVSKTKGLQYLSPGEIVYCVISECSTNEPHRLIAASIGVAIPADRNQYGYLSEYHSYGETETKAGDKAEDLAAQMLATTLGVPFDPDTSYDERKELWKISTKIVKTMNITQTAIGDKYGLWTTVIAAAVLVP